Within the Thermoanaerobaculia bacterium genome, the region ACGCATTTCGCGCGGGACGGCACCGAGATCGAGTTCCTCGTCAACGCCTCGCTCGTCGACTACGACGGCCGGCCGGCGATCCTCACGATCAACCGCGACGTCACGGAGAGCCGAAAGGCCGAGCGGAAGATCGAGCGGCTCGCCTACGAGGACGCGCTCACCGGCCTCGCCAACCGGGTGCGCCTCGAGGACCGGCTCACGGTCTCGCTCGCCCACGCGCGCCGCGACCGGGGGGCCCTGGCGGTCCTCTTCATCGACGTCGACCGCTTCAAGCTCGTCAACGACAGCCTCGGACACAAGGTGGGCGACATCCTCCTCCAGAAGATCGCCGACCGCCTCTCGGCCATCATCCGCGGGTCCGACACGCTCGCCCGGATCGGGGGCGACGAGTTCATCATCGTCCTCTCGCGCATCGAGCACCCGGAGAACGCGGGGACCGTGGCACGGAAGATCCAGGAGGTCTTCCGCGAGCCTTTCGCGATCGCGGAGCGCGAGCTGTACGTGACGGTGTCGATCGGCATCGGCGTGTACCCGGAGGACGGCGGCAACGCCGACGCGCTCATCAAGAGCGCGGACGCCGCGATGTACGCGGCCAAGCAGCAGGGGCGCGACAGCTTCCGGTTCCACTCCGGAATCCGCGGCCAGGCCGATCTCGAACGGCTCGACCTCGGGAACCGGCTGCACCGCGCGATCGTGGCGAAGGAATTCCGGGTGTTCTTCCAGCCCGTGGTCCGCGTTTCGACCGGCGAGATCACCGGCGCCGAAGCGCTCGTGCGGTGGGACCGC harbors:
- a CDS encoding EAL domain-containing protein; protein product: THFARDGTEIEFLVNASLVDYDGRPAILTINRDVTESRKAERKIERLAYEDALTGLANRVRLEDRLTVSLAHARRDRGALAVLFIDVDRFKLVNDSLGHKVGDILLQKIADRLSAIIRGSDTLARIGGDEFIIVLSRIEHPENAGTVARKIQEVFREPFAIAERELYVTVSIGIGVYPEDGGNADALIKSADAAMYAAKQQGRDSFRFHSGIRGQADLERLDLGNRLHRAIVAKEFRVFFQPVVRVSTGEITGAEALVRWDRPDNGLVLPGEFIPLAEDSGLIVPLGTDVLRESCRRAAQWNRGGRELCVSVNLSVRQLQRLDIVDTVRSALADSGLAPRHLGLEITESVAMQNLDVTLSALADLQRLGVGITMDDFGTGYSSLSYLKMLPVDTLKIDRSFVQGVATDPNDASIVRASIALAHELRLRVVAEGVETSQQAAFLREHLCDELQGFLFSAAVPADEFEGWLASDRRFVL